One stretch of Dissulfurimicrobium hydrothermale DNA includes these proteins:
- the thiD gene encoding bifunctional hydroxymethylpyrimidine kinase/phosphomethylpyrimidine kinase codes for MRSKKRLLSIAGSDPSGGAGIQQDIKVFTALDAYGAAVITALTVQNTLGVKDVVPIDADLVARQVEAVLEDIRPDAIKTGMLANPETVEAVSRTVSSLARDAMLVVDPVMTAKGGAALLEKGAVFALKDRLLPLADVVTPNIPEAETLLDRRIPDAGAMSRAALDLLHLVKKGGAVVLKGGHLEDGMALDVVATPNGVTELPHDRIHTTHTHGTGCTFASALAVFLAKGCNVIEAAGKAKAFVTTAIRGAFKIGRGIGPTNPIAPLENKLERFDVIKCLEEAASRLSSIPCRALAPEVQINIGYSLPWPDSIMDVAAFPGRIIGFKNGVKVVSCPEFGASSHVARIILTAMGFDPAFRSAMNIRFDEDYIKKAAGLGLAVQEFSRDEEPEDMRVREGSTLSWGVRTAIERAGRVPDLIFDRGAAGKEPMIRLLGKDPAGVVEKALKIASIAL; via the coding sequence CTTTACGGCCCTGGACGCATACGGCGCAGCGGTGATCACGGCCCTGACCGTCCAAAACACCCTTGGTGTAAAGGACGTTGTGCCCATAGATGCAGACCTTGTTGCAAGACAGGTCGAGGCGGTACTCGAAGACATAAGGCCCGACGCCATAAAGACCGGGATGCTCGCCAACCCGGAGACTGTAGAGGCCGTCTCCCGCACTGTCTCGTCATTAGCAAGGGATGCAATGCTGGTTGTTGACCCTGTGATGACTGCAAAGGGCGGTGCGGCCCTCCTTGAAAAGGGTGCGGTCTTCGCCCTGAAAGACCGCCTCTTGCCCCTTGCTGATGTCGTAACGCCGAATATCCCTGAAGCAGAGACCCTGCTCGATAGACGGATACCGGATGCCGGAGCCATGTCCAGGGCGGCGCTTGACCTCCTGCATCTGGTCAAAAAAGGTGGCGCGGTGGTCTTGAAGGGCGGTCACCTTGAAGACGGCATGGCGCTGGATGTGGTTGCAACCCCAAACGGTGTAACTGAATTGCCGCACGACCGCATCCATACCACGCACACACACGGTACCGGCTGCACATTCGCATCCGCGCTCGCTGTATTCCTTGCCAAGGGCTGCAACGTGATTGAGGCCGCCGGAAAGGCCAAGGCCTTTGTGACAACGGCAATCAGGGGGGCGTTTAAAATAGGCCGCGGTATCGGGCCCACCAACCCCATCGCCCCACTTGAAAACAAACTTGAGAGGTTTGATGTCATCAAATGTCTCGAAGAGGCTGCAAGTCGCCTCTCTTCTATTCCATGCAGGGCGCTTGCGCCTGAGGTGCAAATAAATATCGGCTATAGCCTCCCTTGGCCTGATTCCATCATGGATGTGGCTGCGTTTCCGGGGCGCATCATAGGTTTCAAGAACGGTGTCAAGGTGGTCTCATGTCCTGAATTCGGGGCATCGAGCCATGTCGCCCGCATAATACTGACCGCCATGGGTTTTGATCCGGCATTCAGATCGGCCATGAATATCCGCTTCGACGAGGATTATATTAAAAAGGCTGCCGGACTTGGGCTTGCGGTTCAAGAATTTTCAAGGGATGAAGAGCCGGAAGACATGCGCGTAAGAGAGGGTTCGACCCTCTCCTGGGGGGTAAGAACGGCCATAGAGAGGGCAGGCCGGGTGCCTGATCTGATATTCGACCGGGGCGCAGCGGGCAAGGAACCCATGATCCGGCTCCTTGGGAAGGACCCTGCCGGAGTGGTCGAAAAGGCCCTCAAAATAGCATCAATCGCTTTATGA
- a CDS encoding fumarate hydratase has product MKIPAKEITEVAEELVQLANFYLPEDVLAVLSQALARESSPTGRLILNMILENSRIARRDHLPICQDTGINVLFVEIGRSISIDGGLIHAINQGVASGTRKGYLRCSVCDPITRKNTGDNTPAVIHVELTDRDDLVIECLPKGCGSENMSALFMLPPSTGVDGIVKAVVDTVLKAGPNPCPPGVIGIGIGGTMERAAILSKKALLRPIGTPSPRDELARLEARLLDEINRLGIGPQGLGGHITTLGVAIEACPCHIASLPVAVNIQCHAARHAKAVWHDGRWTVGTDVSPTADQTDVECRYAPFSQDKVISIELPARKEILSGLRAGDWVLLNGLLYTGRDQTHRRLVKLLDQGQPLPVDLKGQTIYYTGPSPARPGRVIGSAGPTTSYRMDAYMPRLLEEGIVATIGKGRRSLEVREAMKRHGAIYLATIGGAGAYLSHCITRCELAAFPELGPEAMYRLQVRDLPAVVINDATGADLYEETARRRNKTYMPSH; this is encoded by the coding sequence ATGAAGATACCCGCAAAAGAGATAACGGAAGTTGCAGAGGAGCTGGTGCAGCTCGCAAATTTCTACCTCCCCGAGGACGTCTTGGCCGTGCTATCTCAGGCCCTTGCAAGGGAATCATCGCCTACGGGCAGACTCATCCTTAATATGATCCTTGAAAACAGCCGCATTGCGAGGCGGGACCACCTCCCCATCTGCCAGGATACAGGGATCAACGTACTCTTCGTTGAGATAGGAAGGTCTATCTCGATCGACGGCGGCCTCATCCATGCGATAAACCAGGGGGTGGCGTCAGGCACACGCAAGGGATATCTGAGATGTTCTGTCTGTGACCCGATAACACGCAAGAATACGGGCGACAACACCCCGGCTGTAATCCACGTTGAACTTACAGACCGGGATGACCTCGTTATAGAATGCCTGCCAAAGGGCTGCGGGAGCGAAAACATGAGCGCCCTCTTCATGCTGCCGCCTTCAACCGGCGTTGACGGCATAGTGAAGGCAGTTGTGGACACTGTCTTAAAGGCAGGCCCGAATCCATGCCCGCCTGGGGTGATTGGCATCGGGATCGGGGGGACCATGGAACGTGCCGCTATCCTTTCCAAAAAGGCCCTTTTGAGACCCATAGGGACACCCAGCCCGAGGGACGAGCTTGCAAGGCTTGAAGCCAGACTCCTGGACGAGATAAACCGCTTGGGGATTGGCCCGCAAGGGCTTGGCGGGCATATAACCACCCTTGGCGTGGCGATCGAGGCCTGTCCGTGCCACATTGCAAGCCTGCCCGTGGCCGTAAACATCCAGTGCCATGCGGCTAGACATGCGAAGGCCGTCTGGCATGACGGCCGATGGACCGTGGGGACGGATGTCAGCCCCACCGCCGACCAAACGGATGTAGAATGCAGATATGCGCCCTTTAGTCAAGACAAGGTCATAAGCATTGAACTCCCAGCCCGGAAGGAGATACTCTCCGGTCTAAGGGCGGGTGACTGGGTCCTTTTGAATGGTCTGCTCTATACTGGCCGCGATCAGACCCACAGGCGCCTTGTCAAACTCCTGGATCAGGGCCAACCCCTGCCTGTGGATCTCAAAGGCCAGACTATCTACTATACCGGGCCGTCTCCGGCCAGACCTGGAAGGGTTATAGGCTCGGCAGGCCCAACCACCAGCTACCGCATGGACGCCTATATGCCAAGGCTTCTGGAGGAGGGGATCGTCGCCACGATCGGCAAGGGCCGCCGCTCCCTGGAGGTGCGTGAGGCCATGAAACGCCATGGTGCGATCTATCTCGCCACGATAGGCGGGGCAGGGGCCTATCTTTCACACTGCATAACCAGATGCGAACTCGCGGCCTTTCCTGAGCTCGGCCCTGAGGCCATGTACCGTCTCCAGGTAAGAGACCTCCCAGCCGTCGTAATAAACGATGCAACAGGCGCTGATCTCTACGAAGAGACAGCGAGACGACGAAACAAAACCTACATGCCCTCTCACTGA
- a CDS encoding sensor histidine kinase, which yields MATNKDKDIDKIDKRLHVLTLVVKRQDDIPKVRMKAKLLCRMCGLDRVATAQVGTSASEMARLIVRMSGGGIVTFRIVCCKIGPAIGQDQGGIELFFEGKRACDPSAFSDGTCPLDIEDLGKLRAVSGLKRVLDYVEIQSGVHGAPLKVKAIKWGIRRPWEEISQKEVSLRNELFRDTEESYIENLRLKHEEVLRLLEQTTVQNRELDRMNSELLQLGQDLEIMAREHATIQMALRIADRIRNPVTVIGGLIRAILKKDPAVGQETRRRLEVIRQGVVELEEFVKSFEELAEKEVRSFAREDLKGIVNEVLNTWRPSLLKKGVTLMADMPEDRIEIMANRRVLKTALLHILRNALEASPGGGVVRVAITRQKGKPAVVISDQGPGIPPDVQKRLFAAPVTTKPGGTGLGLFLVKEILEEHQGDIEIESVQGKGTTVTCRFPIRWREDTGWRSTVAQ from the coding sequence GTGGCGACGAACAAAGACAAAGACATAGACAAGATAGACAAGAGGCTCCATGTCCTTACGCTCGTCGTGAAGAGACAGGACGATATCCCAAAGGTTCGCATGAAGGCCAAATTGCTTTGCCGGATGTGTGGTCTGGACCGGGTGGCGACAGCACAGGTCGGGACGTCAGCGTCGGAGATGGCCCGCCTCATCGTTAGGATGTCGGGTGGAGGGATCGTTACTTTTAGGATCGTCTGTTGCAAGATCGGACCCGCTATAGGCCAGGACCAGGGTGGGATAGAGCTTTTTTTCGAGGGGAAAAGGGCTTGCGATCCATCGGCCTTCAGCGACGGGACGTGTCCGCTTGACATAGAAGATCTGGGCAAGCTGCGCGCCGTCTCCGGCCTCAAGCGCGTTCTTGATTATGTGGAGATCCAATCAGGCGTCCATGGGGCGCCGCTCAAGGTCAAGGCGATAAAATGGGGGATAAGACGGCCGTGGGAGGAGATAAGTCAGAAAGAGGTCTCCCTCAGAAATGAACTTTTCAGAGACACTGAGGAGTCTTATATTGAGAACCTGAGGCTCAAACATGAAGAGGTCTTGAGGCTTCTTGAACAGACCACCGTTCAAAACAGGGAGTTGGATAGGATGAATTCGGAACTCCTGCAGCTCGGCCAGGACCTTGAAATAATGGCCAGGGAACACGCCACCATCCAGATGGCCCTGAGGATAGCCGACCGGATACGTAATCCTGTGACGGTGATCGGCGGCCTCATAAGGGCGATACTTAAAAAAGATCCGGCTGTCGGACAGGAGACCAGGCGCAGGCTCGAGGTTATTCGACAGGGTGTTGTTGAGCTCGAGGAATTTGTAAAGAGTTTTGAGGAGCTGGCCGAGAAAGAAGTGAGGTCTTTTGCCAGGGAGGATTTAAAGGGGATTGTGAACGAGGTGTTGAATACCTGGCGGCCGAGTCTTTTGAAGAAGGGCGTAACCCTTATGGCGGACATGCCAGAAGACCGCATAGAGATCATGGCCAACAGGAGGGTTTTGAAGACCGCCCTTCTTCACATATTGAGAAACGCCCTTGAGGCGTCGCCTGGCGGTGGGGTTGTCCGTGTGGCAATCACGCGACAGAAGGGTAAGCCCGCGGTAGTAATCTCAGACCAGGGCCCAGGGATACCGCCTGACGTGCAGAAGAGGCTCTTTGCCGCCCCTGTTACCACCAAGCCTGGAGGTACAGGCCTAGGGCTTTTTCTGGTAAAGGAGATATTGGAAGAACATCAGGGTGATATCGAGATAGAGAGCGTTCAGGGCAAGGGGACTACGGTGACCTGCCGCTTCCCTATCAGATGGAGGGAAGACACGGGATGGAGGTCGACGGTCGCTCAGTGA
- a CDS encoding ATP-binding protein: MDHLKTPPVWAEIRITGPEDVVIARQLAAVAADRLSFSGARIKEAVLVASELAQNHLEHHTRNGLIRISGLVLNSTPQLGIASLDEGPGIQDVKEAMKDGFSTSGGLGVGLGTVRRLSDRFYICSTMVGTSPCPDLGVDFRFGTVAIAVLFDHATKTCLDVCPLNEETNDFAGSQIQKIDEVDVSALIRPYPGETYSGDAFYCQDDGCFCRMALIDATGHGISAARTAQTVIDVLAALPLNIGLDRVLEAAGEALAGSDGASVHVLVLDRGLSKVAAAGIGNVNCTLYLDGIRRGLTSRPGVLGNGRLARKGFEIYNFSSQVLCFMHSDGVRPMPDLPPEIALKPIPSGIWAHLFFNPESSSEDDASLAVWKWRRTKTKT; this comes from the coding sequence GTGGATCATCTGAAGACGCCGCCTGTATGGGCTGAAATCAGGATAACAGGGCCTGAAGATGTGGTCATCGCAAGGCAGCTTGCGGCCGTGGCTGCGGATCGGTTGTCTTTCTCTGGGGCAAGGATAAAAGAGGCTGTGCTTGTGGCGAGCGAACTTGCGCAAAATCATCTTGAACACCATACCAGAAACGGCCTGATCCGCATAAGCGGCCTGGTCCTTAACAGTACCCCGCAACTTGGCATAGCAAGCCTTGACGAAGGCCCTGGGATCCAGGATGTAAAGGAGGCCATGAAGGATGGTTTCAGCACATCAGGCGGGCTCGGGGTCGGGCTTGGGACGGTAAGGCGCCTTTCTGACAGGTTTTACATCTGCTCGACGATGGTCGGGACCTCTCCATGTCCTGACCTCGGTGTTGATTTTCGTTTCGGTACGGTGGCGATTGCGGTTCTCTTTGACCATGCGACCAAGACCTGCCTGGATGTCTGCCCGCTGAATGAAGAGACCAATGACTTTGCAGGGTCGCAGATACAAAAAATAGACGAGGTCGATGTCTCGGCACTGATCCGTCCTTATCCAGGCGAGACATATTCTGGTGACGCATTTTACTGCCAGGACGACGGCTGTTTCTGCCGCATGGCGCTTATCGATGCGACGGGGCATGGGATATCCGCTGCCAGGACGGCTCAGACGGTCATAGACGTCCTGGCAGCGCTTCCGTTGAATATTGGGCTGGATAGGGTCCTTGAGGCTGCCGGCGAGGCCCTTGCTGGCTCAGACGGGGCGTCTGTCCACGTCCTGGTGCTTGACCGAGGTCTTTCAAAGGTTGCTGCTGCGGGCATAGGCAATGTGAATTGCACATTATATCTGGACGGCATAAGGCGCGGGCTGACATCAAGACCGGGCGTGCTCGGAAACGGCCGTTTGGCTCGAAAGGGATTTGAGATATACAATTTCAGTTCACAGGTACTTTGCTTCATGCATTCGGACGGGGTCAGGCCCATGCCGGATCTCCCTCCGGAGATTGCGCTCAAGCCCATCCCGTCCGGCATATGGGCGCATCTTTTTTTCAATCCCGAATCATCCTCTGAGGATGACGCATCGCTGGCGGTATGGAAGTGGCGACGAACAAAGACAAAGACATAG
- a CDS encoding ATP-binding protein, which produces MFGLDIEKETCAVVDHAHGLSLIRAEARGFFKILGIREPVRTEIFTIINELGQNILRHAGGGGEICLSVLKTGKRTGIRIVARDSGPGIIDLEKALEPGFSEDKGLGLGMSAIGNLSDDVRISTLLPHGTQVEVIKWII; this is translated from the coding sequence ATGTTCGGGCTGGATATAGAGAAAGAGACCTGCGCCGTGGTTGATCATGCCCATGGGCTGAGCCTGATCCGGGCGGAGGCGAGGGGGTTTTTCAAGATATTGGGCATAAGGGAACCGGTGCGGACGGAGATATTTACCATTATAAACGAGCTTGGGCAGAATATCCTGAGACATGCTGGAGGCGGCGGCGAGATATGCCTGAGCGTTCTGAAAACGGGCAAAAGGACCGGCATTAGGATTGTAGCTAGGGATTCGGGCCCAGGGATAATTGACCTCGAAAAGGCCCTTGAACCGGGTTTTTCAGAGGACAAGGGCCTTGGTCTCGGGATGTCCGCCATCGGCAACCTCTCTGACGACGTCCGCATCTCGACACTGCTTCCGCACGGTACACAGGTGGAGGTCATAAAGTGGATCATCTGA
- a CDS encoding STAS domain-containing protein: MEPFSIFSLGDCLLVSVQEEIDDRSIKSLTGLLGERVAEKNARAVIIDLHDVEIVDTFLAEHLAGLVSFLSLLRAKVMVAGLQAPVILTLIDFDIRLKGVGFALDVEQALAKLNR; the protein is encoded by the coding sequence ATGGAGCCATTTTCCATCTTTTCGCTGGGTGACTGCCTTCTGGTTTCGGTCCAGGAGGAGATTGACGACCGGAGTATAAAGTCCCTTACCGGGCTCCTTGGCGAACGTGTGGCTGAAAAAAATGCAAGGGCTGTGATAATCGATCTCCATGACGTCGAGATAGTTGATACCTTTCTTGCCGAACACCTGGCAGGGCTTGTCTCGTTCCTCAGTCTTCTTAGGGCAAAGGTCATGGTGGCCGGGCTTCAGGCGCCGGTGATCCTCACCCTTATCGACTTTGATATCAGGTTGAAAGGGGTGGGATTTGCACTTGATGTCGAACAGGCGCTTGCAAAACTGAACAGGTGA
- a CDS encoding PAS domain-containing protein, producing MDITDYKADEGFMFEIINAVPSGIFVTDLEHNIQIINKGAAALVGRTPGDCFDRKCSEIFDTPMCGTDKCACLVATDTDEACHGQTVLRHDGKEIPIEYAARPLKNHEGKVVGCVEHFIDISDRLEKEKLIQRQQEEIIKKREEYIRHLQDEILELSTPVIELWEGVLALPLIGTLDSHRARLAMERLLEVIERTRSPFVIIDITGVPTVDTEVANRLLQTVEAVRLMGSEAILTGISPHIALTMAHLGVNMSNITVRSRMSDALHLAIVEIQRKRSSIDLVTDGELGRG from the coding sequence ATGGATATAACCGATTACAAGGCCGATGAGGGCTTCATGTTCGAGATCATAAACGCCGTCCCGTCCGGTATATTCGTTACAGACCTTGAGCACAATATCCAGATCATCAACAAGGGCGCGGCAGCCCTGGTGGGGCGTACGCCAGGGGACTGTTTTGACCGCAAGTGCAGCGAGATATTCGATACCCCCATGTGCGGCACGGACAAGTGCGCCTGCCTTGTCGCAACAGATACAGACGAGGCCTGCCATGGTCAGACGGTGCTCCGCCATGACGGAAAAGAGATCCCCATAGAATATGCGGCCAGGCCTTTAAAAAACCACGAAGGCAAGGTGGTGGGCTGTGTCGAGCACTTCATCGATATCTCGGACCGCCTGGAAAAGGAGAAACTGATCCAGCGGCAGCAGGAGGAGATTATAAAGAAGCGCGAGGAATACATCCGCCACCTACAGGATGAGATACTCGAGCTTTCCACGCCGGTGATAGAACTCTGGGAAGGTGTACTGGCCCTGCCGCTTATCGGGACACTAGATAGCCACAGGGCGCGTCTCGCCATGGAGCGTCTCCTGGAGGTCATCGAGCGCACAAGGTCCCCATTTGTCATCATTGATATAACAGGGGTGCCGACCGTGGATACGGAGGTTGCGAACCGGCTCCTGCAGACGGTGGAAGCCGTGCGCCTGATGGGCAGTGAGGCCATACTTACAGGCATCTCCCCGCACATAGCCCTTACCATGGCGCACCTTGGCGTGAATATGTCCAACATTACGGTACGTAGCCGTATGAGCGACGCCCTTCATCTGGCCATAGTTGAGATACAGAGGAAGAGGAGCTCTATAGATCTGGTCACTGACGGAGAGCTTGGGCGGGGTTAG
- a CDS encoding ATP-binding protein, translating into MASSGQAPIEPRWFYWLIAVRVLLIVFAALIGYFMPGQFAGGQGRLWGVMLTGAALFLTLFYNLWYRAGRGGKWLFKAQIALDALMVGLAIFLTGRTSSPFTFLYPLVIVSACLVEGRVGGTMAALLSTVFYAMASLWGVSGERDIIDAALTFFIHMAAFNLTAFLGILLVQRLMRAEARLSRAVVDLKRIEEVHRHLADSLSSGLIVVDENGFVLTVNRSAVQILGKDVQDRLGAPLSEVWPEGAKRLFDDKGAAVRGGRLELGHKGPDGQAKIVGMSPFPLLGDGGRLLGFGLIFQDITGEKAREEALRRMDRLAALGGMAAGLAHEIRNPLASLSGAVEFLREQGLVHPDGERLFDIIAREAERLNGLTRSFLLYARPEGRESASINVRREFESSLAVAGLRRTAPGAGGSSKDPGVGIEIDIPDDLVMDIDPGQFRQVILNIILNAHQAIQGKGGRIKVKAMEEDGVVMITIEDNGCGIKKDDLIRIFDPFFTTRPDGTGLGLAIVHRLVQGWGGEIGVQSEEGKGARFTLRIPKKA; encoded by the coding sequence ATGGCCTCTAGCGGACAGGCCCCGATTGAACCGCGCTGGTTTTACTGGCTCATTGCTGTAAGGGTGCTCCTGATCGTCTTTGCCGCCCTGATAGGCTATTTCATGCCTGGGCAGTTCGCCGGAGGGCAGGGTCGTCTCTGGGGGGTCATGCTGACAGGCGCGGCCCTTTTCCTTACCCTCTTTTATAACCTCTGGTACAGGGCTGGCAGGGGCGGAAAGTGGCTCTTCAAGGCCCAGATCGCGTTGGACGCCCTGATGGTGGGGCTTGCCATATTCTTGACGGGCCGGACCTCAAGCCCGTTCACCTTTCTCTATCCGCTGGTCATAGTCTCGGCCTGCCTAGTCGAGGGCAGGGTCGGAGGGACCATGGCTGCCCTCTTGAGCACCGTCTTTTACGCCATGGCATCCCTGTGGGGTGTCAGCGGGGAAAGGGATATTATTGACGCCGCGCTTACCTTTTTTATCCACATGGCGGCCTTCAATCTTACGGCGTTTCTAGGGATACTCCTTGTCCAGCGCCTGATGCGCGCTGAGGCCAGGCTTTCAAGGGCGGTTGTTGACCTGAAGAGGATAGAAGAGGTCCACCGCCACCTGGCCGACAGCCTGAGCTCGGGCCTTATAGTTGTAGATGAAAACGGGTTTGTGCTTACCGTCAACCGCTCAGCCGTGCAGATACTCGGTAAAGACGTGCAGGACCGTCTCGGCGCGCCGCTTTCGGAGGTCTGGCCTGAGGGCGCGAAGAGGCTTTTCGACGACAAGGGCGCGGCTGTGAGGGGCGGGAGGCTTGAACTCGGGCACAAAGGGCCTGACGGCCAGGCGAAGATAGTGGGTATGTCGCCTTTCCCTCTCCTGGGTGATGGTGGGAGGCTGTTGGGCTTTGGCCTCATATTTCAGGACATCACAGGTGAAAAGGCCAGGGAAGAGGCGCTGAGGCGTATGGATCGCCTCGCCGCACTGGGCGGGATGGCGGCAGGGCTTGCGCACGAGATCCGGAACCCGCTTGCATCTCTTTCCGGGGCGGTGGAATTTTTAAGGGAACAGGGCCTTGTGCACCCGGACGGCGAACGGCTCTTTGACATAATAGCAAGGGAGGCGGAGCGGCTGAACGGACTTACCAGGTCATTTCTGCTCTATGCAAGGCCCGAGGGCAGGGAGAGCGCCAGTATAAATGTGCGGCGGGAGTTTGAATCGAGCCTCGCCGTTGCAGGTTTGCGCAGGACCGCGCCTGGGGCTGGCGGATCATCAAAAGATCCCGGTGTCGGGATTGAGATCGATATCCCTGATGACCTCGTTATGGATATTGATCCAGGTCAGTTCAGGCAGGTCATACTCAATATCATCTTGAACGCACATCAGGCTATACAGGGCAAGGGGGGCAGGATCAAGGTCAAGGCCATGGAGGAGGACGGCGTTGTCATGATAACCATCGAAGACAATGGCTGCGGTATTAAAAAGGATGACCTCATCCGGATATTCGACCCGTTTTTCACCACAAGGCCGGACGGAACAGGCCTCGGGCTTGCGATAGTCCATAGGCTCGTTCAGGGATGGGGCGGAGAGATAGGTGTTCAATCGGAAGAGGGCAAGGGGGCGAGATTCACCCTGCGCATACCAAAAAAGGCATGA
- a CDS encoding sigma-54-dependent transcriptional regulator encodes MKESKLAAPSPGRPVVLVADDDRSLREFLEILLQKDGYDVVLAASGDEALGILKDRADVSVVLSDIRMPGMDGVALLREVKKVRPQTPVILITAFGSMDSAVSAMKEGALDYITKPFRIDEIRKVIRQAVSFNAGNKGGTVSGGAEAVGAYLPEKAPKAARCDRMLAASPAMLKIFELIPRVASSPSSVLITGESGTGKELVARAIHNLGNRAGMPFVVVNASGIPENLLESELFGHERGAFTGALAARRGLFAQADKGTIFLDEIGELSMALQAKLLRVVQEKTFTPLGGEREVRVDVRIISATNRDLEEEVMARRFREDLYFRLNVIHIHMPPLRERPEDIPILVQYFLDKYSKEQGKEVQGISSYAMEALTGYHFPGNVRELENIIERSVTLAASNLILPDSLSISRFKEGGKRDPDTKDADTLQIDPDIPDEGLDMEAFLAEIERRLLLKAMKRANGVKTEAAALLGMNFRAFRYRLAKHGL; translated from the coding sequence ATGAAGGAATCGAAACTTGCAGCGCCGTCCCCCGGCAGGCCTGTGGTCCTCGTGGCGGACGACGACCGGAGCCTGAGGGAGTTTCTTGAGATACTCCTTCAAAAAGATGGTTATGACGTGGTCCTTGCTGCTTCGGGTGATGAGGCCCTTGGGATATTGAAAGACAGGGCCGACGTCTCGGTGGTCTTGAGCGACATCCGCATGCCTGGCATGGACGGCGTTGCGCTCCTTCGGGAGGTCAAGAAGGTGCGGCCGCAGACGCCGGTCATCCTCATCACGGCCTTCGGTTCCATGGACTCGGCCGTCTCGGCCATGAAAGAGGGCGCCCTGGACTACATTACCAAGCCCTTCCGCATAGACGAGATACGCAAGGTGATAAGGCAGGCCGTTTCGTTCAACGCAGGCAATAAGGGCGGCACTGTTTCGGGGGGCGCAGAGGCTGTGGGGGCATATCTGCCTGAAAAGGCCCCGAAGGCGGCAAGGTGTGACCGGATGCTTGCCGCAAGCCCGGCCATGCTCAAGATCTTTGAACTCATACCAAGGGTTGCATCGAGCCCGTCGAGTGTCCTCATAACCGGGGAGAGCGGCACGGGAAAGGAGCTTGTAGCCAGGGCCATCCATAACCTTGGAAACCGGGCCGGGATGCCCTTTGTGGTGGTGAATGCGAGCGGTATACCTGAGAACCTCCTTGAGAGCGAGCTCTTTGGCCATGAAAGGGGGGCGTTTACAGGGGCGCTCGCGGCAAGGCGTGGTCTCTTTGCACAGGCCGATAAGGGTACGATCTTCCTGGACGAGATAGGTGAGCTCTCAATGGCGCTTCAGGCTAAGCTCCTGCGGGTCGTGCAGGAAAAGACCTTTACGCCCCTTGGCGGCGAGCGCGAGGTCCGGGTGGATGTGAGGATCATATCCGCCACGAACAGGGACCTCGAAGAAGAGGTCATGGCAAGGCGTTTCAGGGAAGACCTGTACTTCAGGCTGAATGTCATCCATATCCACATGCCCCCCTTGAGGGAACGCCCGGAGGACATCCCCATTCTTGTGCAATATTTTCTGGACAAGTACTCCAAAGAACAGGGCAAAGAGGTACAGGGCATCTCAAGCTATGCCATGGAGGCCCTGACAGGCTACCATTTCCCTGGAAACGTGCGGGAGCTTGAAAACATCATCGAGCGCAGCGTTACGCTTGCGGCCTCGAATCTCATCCTGCCGGACAGCCTCTCCATATCGAGATTTAAAGAGGGGGGCAAAAGAGACCCTGATACAAAAGATGCTGACACCCTGCAAATCGACCCTGATATTCCTGACGAAGGGCTGGATATGGAGGCCTTTCTGGCCGAGATCGAGAGGAGGCTCCTTTTGAAGGCCATGAAGAGGGCGAACGGCGTGAAGACCGAGGCCGCGGCCCTCCTCGGCATGAATTTCCGCGCCTTCAGGTACAGGCTGGCAAAACATGGCCTCTAG
- a CDS encoding type II toxin-antitoxin system RelE family toxin: MAYNVVYKKSVHRDLKKLSKAEASRILDQIEQGLTKKPESHPVLKGQFAGLRKYRIGDYRVIYALVGADILVLQRG, encoded by the coding sequence TTGGCTTATAACGTTGTCTACAAGAAGTCGGTACATCGCGATCTCAAGAAGTTGTCAAAAGCTGAGGCCAGCCGCATCCTTGACCAAATAGAACAAGGGCTTACGAAGAAACCTGAATCGCATCCGGTACTCAAAGGTCAATTTGCCGGGCTACGCAAGTATCGTATTGGTGACTATAGGGTAATTTATGCCCTTGTGGGCGCAGATATTCTTGTTCTCCAAAGGGGTTAA
- a CDS encoding ribbon-helix-helix protein, CopG family, translating to MNTAISVRLPKYLVDQLDSIAKETERPRSFIIQKALESYIEDFADLQIALDRLYDKGDAIISGKELRESLGL from the coding sequence ATGAATACAGCAATATCTGTTAGGCTTCCCAAATATCTCGTCGATCAGCTCGACAGCATAGCCAAAGAAACTGAGAGGCCGCGCTCCTTTATTATCCAGAAAGCGCTAGAGTCATACATTGAAGATTTTGCCGATCTTCAGATCGCACTCGATCGGCTCTACGACAAGGGTGATGCTATCATTTCCGGCAAAGAACTGAGGGAGTCACTTGGCTTATAA